One window of the Lactococcus lactis genome contains the following:
- a CDS encoding SpaH/EbpB family LPXTG-anchored major pilin, with amino-acid sequence MKLNSLNKNFALASVSLLALSTLAGFSGLATVNAKTTNVADQVSNGEVAIYAQSAAGNQNPTQNNGLVDSDGNPVNDSGIANNQTGGQAGNTGSTKNDGSQQTTLEGSTPSTMANVTFSATKYVGTGVPTGVTDPSFTDTTSVAPVTTDASGLADFTGLTDGYYLFHQVTTVNGITTVGDFIVQVSHEDSQAGIVNVYPKLDMSSSAGLGTSATTNADDNFNGQTPNQIANPNATGNSDQTLTNTDNNAGNENLANGTWTNGSDNQNTTTAAAGNTVNWNVNTVFDSSQTNNGNGTTGGTGTYIVTDQLPNNLVNSSTVTVSTVIVNVTNGSGTKVGTLTPTTDYTITNDGNGKIVVTLTMAGQQHAASLLGNADGALNIIIPSTVKSAIGSATDSATTTITNAYGADLSTTAAVKSTLNVGGLEMTKTDASTKAVLAGATFTVVRADNKEDAQDFVEANAAYFNNSASGGTVTNLTSSKAAFVTGDTSGNANTSATAPVTFTTGKDGIATFNGLNLVDNNTDGSNTTNYYLVEVAAPTGYQLPSVTTAANLTGAVTASTAPAATDTTITNNKPFALPFTGGQGLAGIIAIATVSGVIAFAIKRRKDNEEEVVK; translated from the coding sequence ATGAAACTTAACTCACTTAATAAAAACTTTGCTTTGGCAAGCGTTAGCTTACTTGCTTTGAGTACTCTTGCAGGATTTAGTGGACTTGCAACTGTCAATGCGAAAACAACTAATGTAGCGGACCAAGTCTCAAATGGCGAAGTGGCTATCTATGCTCAATCAGCAGCTGGGAATCAAAATCCTACGCAAAATAACGGACTTGTAGATTCCGATGGCAATCCTGTTAATGATAGTGGGATTGCTAATAATCAAACAGGAGGACAAGCAGGAAATACTGGAAGCACCAAAAACGACGGTAGCCAACAAACAACTCTTGAAGGTTCAACTCCAAGCACAATGGCAAATGTGACTTTTTCAGCAACAAAATATGTAGGGACGGGTGTTCCGACTGGTGTGACTGATCCTTCATTTACAGATACAACTTCTGTAGCTCCAGTCACTACAGATGCATCTGGTCTTGCTGATTTCACTGGCTTGACCGATGGTTATTATCTGTTTCATCAAGTGACAACAGTCAACGGGATTACAACTGTTGGAGATTTTATCGTCCAAGTCAGCCACGAAGACAGCCAAGCGGGTATTGTTAACGTTTATCCAAAACTAGATATGTCAAGTTCAGCAGGTTTAGGAACGAGTGCGACAACAAATGCGGATGATAATTTCAATGGTCAAACACCAAATCAAATTGCTAATCCAAATGCGACGGGAAATTCTGACCAAACGCTCACAAATACGGACAACAATGCCGGAAATGAAAATCTGGCTAATGGAACATGGACAAATGGGTCTGATAATCAAAATACGACAACTGCGGCAGCTGGAAATACTGTGAATTGGAATGTGAATACAGTTTTTGATTCTTCACAAACAAACAACGGAAACGGGACTACAGGGGGCACAGGTACATATATTGTTACCGATCAATTGCCTAATAATCTGGTCAACAGCTCAACAGTAACAGTAAGTACGGTAATTGTAAATGTTACAAATGGAAGTGGAACAAAAGTGGGTACTTTGACTCCGACAACTGACTATACAATCACAAACGATGGCAATGGAAAAATCGTGGTTACTTTGACAATGGCTGGTCAACAACACGCAGCAAGCTTGCTTGGTAACGCAGATGGTGCTTTGAATATTATCATTCCATCAACGGTTAAAAGCGCCATTGGTAGTGCGACAGATTCAGCTACCACGACAATCACTAACGCTTATGGAGCAGATCTTTCAACGACGGCAGCAGTTAAATCAACACTTAACGTGGGTGGCCTTGAAATGACTAAAACAGATGCTTCAACTAAAGCAGTTTTGGCAGGAGCAACTTTTACTGTTGTACGTGCTGATAATAAAGAGGATGCCCAAGATTTTGTTGAAGCGAATGCAGCTTATTTTAATAACTCAGCCTCAGGTGGAACAGTAACAAATCTAACTTCAAGTAAAGCGGCTTTTGTCACTGGGGATACTTCAGGAAATGCAAATACAAGTGCAACTGCACCAGTAACATTCACTACGGGTAAAGATGGGATTGCAACCTTTAACGGCTTGAACTTGGTTGATAATAACACAGATGGCAGTAACACAACGAATTACTATCTTGTCGAAGTTGCCGCTCCAACAGGTTATCAACTTCCTAGTGTTACCACAGCAGCTAACCTGACTGGTGCCGTCACCGCAAGCACAGCACCAGCTGCTACTGATACTACAATTACCAATAATAAACCATTTGCATTACCATTTACAGGTGGACAAGGTTTAGCGGGAATCATTGCTATTGCAACTGTTTCAGGGGTGATTGCTTTTGCTATTAAACGTCGTAAAGATAACGAAGAAGAAGTTGTGAAATAA
- a CDS encoding NADPH-dependent oxidoreductase yields MTETNETIDLMMNHTSVRNFTEEAIEPKDLEKILKAAQMASTWKNFQSYSVIVVESQAQKDAIYEFQPQKSIKNCAAYLVFVGDLNRAQKAVELHQGNFQPQGIESLLITSVDAATAGQNALLAAESLGYNGVMVGLIRDQSSEISKVLNLPDYTYPIFGIALGKAARLNKVKPRLPLEATAFKEKYVKQTSETIEKYDQVQEEYAGNRRLNKWSERIVDQWGQPEISASTENLKAKKLL; encoded by the coding sequence ATGACTGAAACAAATGAAACGATTGATTTAATGATGAATCACACTTCGGTCAGAAATTTTACAGAAGAAGCAATTGAGCCTAAAGATTTGGAAAAAATCTTAAAAGCTGCTCAAATGGCATCAACATGGAAAAATTTCCAATCATATTCTGTGATTGTTGTAGAATCACAAGCTCAAAAAGATGCGATTTATGAATTTCAACCACAAAAATCAATCAAAAATTGTGCAGCATATTTAGTTTTTGTTGGCGATTTAAATCGTGCTCAAAAGGCAGTCGAATTGCATCAAGGTAATTTCCAACCGCAAGGAATTGAAAGCTTATTGATTACATCAGTTGATGCCGCAACAGCTGGACAAAATGCGCTTCTTGCAGCGGAATCTTTAGGCTACAACGGGGTGATGGTTGGCTTAATTCGAGACCAATCCTCAGAAATTTCTAAAGTCTTGAACTTGCCAGATTATACTTATCCTATTTTTGGCATTGCACTCGGTAAAGCCGCACGTTTGAACAAAGTAAAACCACGTCTTCCTTTGGAAGCAACAGCTTTTAAAGAAAAATATGTTAAGCAAACGTCTGAAACCATTGAAAAATATGACCAAGTTCAAGAAGAATATGCTGGAAATAGACGCTTAAACAAATGGTCTGAACGGATTGTTGACCAGTGGGGCCAACCAGAAATTTCAGCTTCAACAGAAAATTTAAAGGCGAAAAAATTACTGTGA
- a CDS encoding pentapeptide repeat-containing protein: MKLKKILEPKLPATYQVATSQDFIDGEIYQAEFIDKTLTINQRTIFSGCSFKNTTFEFTDNTISEFTDCLFEKCDFSNLNFNKIGIYRSIFKSCKLLGTDFTESHLQDLQFTENLMTYANFSGSTLKSVRFLENEAKETFFTACNFKNVELLKNQLEAANFWETALAGIDFSTNQFEHMEVTPQLAKNMKISLSQAPFFTSLFGIEII; this comes from the coding sequence GTGAAATTAAAGAAAATCTTAGAACCAAAACTTCCAGCCACCTATCAAGTAGCCACAAGTCAAGATTTTATTGATGGAGAAATTTATCAAGCAGAATTTATAGATAAAACTTTGACAATCAATCAAAGAACTATTTTTTCAGGTTGTTCTTTCAAAAACACAACCTTTGAATTTACTGACAATACGATCAGTGAATTTACAGATTGCCTTTTTGAAAAATGTGATTTTTCCAATTTAAACTTCAATAAAATTGGCATTTATCGCTCAATCTTTAAATCCTGCAAATTGCTAGGAACTGATTTTACTGAAAGTCACTTACAAGACCTTCAGTTTACAGAAAATCTAATGACTTATGCAAATTTTTCAGGTTCTACCTTAAAGTCAGTCCGCTTTTTAGAAAATGAAGCTAAAGAAACCTTCTTTACTGCCTGTAATTTTAAGAATGTGGAGCTTTTAAAAAATCAATTAGAAGCAGCAAATTTTTGGGAAACAGCACTTGCAGGAATTGATTTTTCTACGAATCAATTTGAACACATGGAAGTTACACCTCAACTCGCTAAAAATATGAAGATAAGTCTTAGTCAAGCCCCATTTTTTACTAGCCTGTTTGGCATTGAAATTATCTAA
- the dnaI gene encoding primosomal protein DnaI → MESIGDILGKRQDIRENFEKLVAEVLKNADVQAFIAQHQMTSDEIQRSYSKFYEYVREHEKFEKGEKRAADGYEPVLIMNHGYADVSYQTTNELAQQQAAQNLLRRVNIIGLPKDLKQVTLADIALDDVQRIKPYQALVDFITNFPKKKGLYLYGDFGVGKSFMLAAMANELAKKGISTTLLHYPTFISDLDFDNAKVWVNEIKASQVLVLDDIGAEQNNAWVRDSILQVILQHRMQENLPTFFTSNLRMEELEQHLAETKRADEIWPAKRVMERVKYLAEEMRLEGTNRRHD, encoded by the coding sequence ATGGAATCTATCGGAGACATCTTAGGGAAACGTCAAGACATCCGTGAAAATTTTGAAAAATTAGTCGCAGAAGTATTAAAAAATGCTGATGTGCAAGCTTTTATTGCCCAACATCAAATGACTTCTGACGAAATTCAACGCTCTTACTCCAAGTTTTATGAATACGTTCGTGAGCATGAAAAATTTGAAAAAGGTGAAAAACGGGCAGCTGATGGTTATGAACCTGTTTTAATCATGAATCACGGCTATGCTGATGTTTCATATCAAACGACAAATGAATTGGCGCAGCAACAAGCAGCTCAAAACCTTTTGCGACGTGTGAATATTATTGGACTTCCAAAAGATTTAAAACAAGTCACTTTGGCAGATATTGCCCTTGATGATGTTCAAAGAATCAAACCATACCAAGCCCTAGTTGATTTTATTACTAATTTTCCCAAGAAAAAAGGACTTTATCTTTATGGAGATTTTGGTGTTGGGAAATCTTTCATGCTTGCGGCAATGGCAAACGAATTAGCCAAAAAAGGAATTTCAACAACTTTACTTCATTATCCCACTTTCATTTCTGATTTAGATTTTGACAATGCCAAAGTCTGGGTCAATGAAATAAAAGCCAGCCAAGTTTTAGTTTTGGATGATATTGGGGCAGAGCAAAACAACGCTTGGGTTCGTGACAGTATTTTACAAGTCATTTTACAACATCGCATGCAAGAAAATCTCCCGACTTTCTTCACTTCAAATTTAAGAATGGAAGAATTAGAACAGCATTTAGCCGAAACCAAGCGAGCTGATGAAATTTGGCCAGCAAAACGTGTTATGGAACGCGTGAAATATTTGGCAGAAGAAATGCGATTAGAGGGGACGAATAGACGTCATGACTGA
- a CDS encoding helix-turn-helix domain-containing protein produces the protein MVYFKYGKAFHDLRIQHGFSLSAFEELGIAKSTLSNFENGKSMLSFDRLDFALQKMNVSPLDYSLMINNGEQDN, from the coding sequence ATGGTATATTTTAAATACGGGAAAGCCTTCCATGACCTTAGAATTCAACATGGGTTTTCGCTTTCAGCCTTTGAAGAACTGGGGATTGCAAAGTCAACCCTCTCAAATTTTGAAAATGGTAAAAGCATGCTCTCTTTTGACCGACTTGATTTTGCACTTCAAAAAATGAATGTTTCTCCATTAGACTATAGTTTAATGATTAATAATGGCGAGCAGGATAATTAG
- the der gene encoding ribosome biogenesis GTPase Der: MSLPTVAIVGRPNVGKSTIFNRIAGERISIVEDIPGVTRDRIYATGEWLTRKFNIIDTGGIELSDEPFMTEIRAQAEIAMTEADVIIAVVDGETGITDADEAVANILYRTDKPVILVVNKVDNPERRMEIFDFYSLGLGDPYPVSAVHGIGTGDVLDAIVQNLPNEIEEENENVIKFSLIGRPNVGKSSLINAILGEDRVIASPIAGTTRDAIDTHFVDSEDQEFVMIDTAGMRKSGKIYENTEKYSVMRAMRAIDRSDIVLMVINAEEGIREYDMRIAGFAHEAGKGILIVVNKWDTLEKDNDTMKNFELEIRTKFKFLDYAPIVYVSAKTGQRLNKLPDMIKEIHHAQNLRISSSVLNDVVMDAVAINPTPTDKGKRLKIFYATQVAIKPPTFVVFVNEEELMHFSYLRFLENQIRKAFVFEGTPVHLIARKRK, from the coding sequence ATGAGCTTACCTACAGTAGCCATCGTTGGCCGTCCAAATGTCGGAAAATCAACGATATTCAACCGTATTGCAGGAGAACGCATCTCAATTGTCGAAGACATTCCAGGTGTAACTCGTGACCGTATCTATGCCACAGGAGAATGGTTAACCCGTAAATTCAATATCATCGATACAGGTGGGATTGAACTTTCAGACGAACCTTTCATGACTGAAATTCGTGCGCAAGCTGAAATTGCCATGACCGAAGCAGATGTTATCATCGCTGTTGTTGACGGAGAAACAGGTATTACAGATGCCGATGAAGCCGTTGCTAATATTCTTTATCGTACAGACAAACCAGTTATTCTTGTTGTCAATAAAGTCGATAACCCAGAACGTCGAATGGAAATCTTTGATTTCTACTCACTTGGACTTGGCGATCCTTATCCTGTTTCAGCCGTTCACGGGATTGGGACAGGGGATGTCCTTGATGCAATCGTTCAAAATCTTCCTAATGAAATTGAAGAAGAAAATGAGAATGTCATCAAGTTCAGCTTGATTGGCCGCCCAAACGTTGGGAAATCATCTCTTATTAATGCTATTCTTGGCGAAGACCGCGTAATTGCAAGTCCAATTGCAGGAACAACTCGTGATGCGATTGACACACACTTTGTCGATTCTGAAGACCAAGAATTTGTCATGATTGATACCGCCGGAATGCGTAAATCAGGAAAAATTTACGAAAATACTGAAAAATACTCAGTCATGCGTGCCATGCGTGCCATTGACCGTTCAGATATCGTTTTGATGGTGATTAACGCTGAGGAAGGAATTCGCGAATATGATATGCGTATCGCTGGATTTGCTCACGAAGCTGGTAAAGGAATTTTGATTGTTGTCAATAAATGGGATACTCTTGAGAAAGATAACGATACAATGAAAAACTTTGAATTAGAAATTCGGACAAAGTTCAAATTCCTTGATTATGCACCAATCGTTTATGTATCTGCTAAGACAGGACAACGTCTGAATAAACTCCCAGATATGATTAAAGAAATTCATCATGCACAAAACTTACGTATTTCAAGTTCTGTTTTGAATGATGTCGTTATGGATGCTGTAGCGATTAATCCAACTCCGACGGACAAAGGAAAACGTTTGAAGATTTTCTATGCAACACAAGTAGCGATTAAACCACCAACTTTTGTTGTTTTTGTCAATGAAGAAGAACTCATGCACTTCTCATATCTTCGTTTCCTTGAAAATCAAATCCGTAAAGCCTTTGTTTTTGAAGGAACACCAGTTCATTTGATTGCACGTAAACGTAAATAA
- a CDS encoding class C sortase → MAKKKPKTSRKKGFSFRNLLSIILGIIAIGLLFYPIVVNYLAGQQNIKSVQKYDEKNLSNIGSAKVKELLSQAQLYNAQLYNEYIYDASQHIAWNKPIPNYNNVLKIDTTGMMDFITIPQIKVNDIPIYPGDSEKILGLGVGHVPQSSLPIGGINSHAVLPAHSGRVNDTLFTNLDKLKNGDIFYLHVLNLTLKYKINDIRIVAPNQVSSLSIEKGRDLVTLVTCYPTGINNKRLLVTGERTALSKVTPQEDIQRNQFGYNFWVMFGSAFLMFLGLVYLLWLLFGRKRNLYHVAARKIEKPVLSDGQLVGDFGEGFYLTDSKKLAFQWLDEFAQKEKLNSEELFLNVYRLKRIKKLSRWIFKDKTENWQNYINEKQGYGDEKHALVVGPAFTSDKKIMQYVLKTEEALGYIKYIKCLNINKLKKGGGIIDKK, encoded by the coding sequence ATGGCAAAGAAAAAACCAAAAACCTCCCGTAAAAAGGGCTTCAGTTTCCGAAATTTACTGAGTATTATTCTTGGGATAATTGCTATTGGATTGTTGTTCTACCCGATTGTTGTTAACTATTTGGCAGGACAGCAAAATATCAAATCTGTTCAGAAATACGATGAAAAAAATCTTTCAAATATAGGAAGTGCTAAAGTAAAGGAATTGCTTAGTCAAGCACAGCTTTATAACGCGCAACTTTACAATGAATATATCTATGATGCAAGTCAGCATATTGCTTGGAATAAGCCAATTCCTAACTATAACAATGTCTTAAAAATTGATACTACGGGAATGATGGATTTCATCACGATTCCTCAGATTAAAGTCAATGATATTCCAATCTATCCTGGAGATTCTGAAAAAATTTTGGGACTAGGGGTTGGACATGTGCCTCAATCCTCTTTGCCAATTGGAGGAATCAATAGTCATGCTGTCTTACCTGCTCATTCTGGGCGAGTGAATGATACTTTATTTACTAATCTAGATAAACTCAAAAATGGTGATATCTTTTATCTTCATGTTTTGAATCTCACTCTAAAATACAAGATTAATGATATTCGCATCGTTGCTCCCAATCAAGTTTCATCTTTGAGTATTGAAAAAGGACGAGATTTGGTGACTTTAGTCACTTGTTATCCAACAGGTATTAATAACAAAAGATTACTAGTTACTGGTGAAAGAACAGCATTATCAAAGGTTACGCCACAAGAAGATATTCAACGCAATCAGTTTGGTTATAATTTTTGGGTGATGTTTGGGTCTGCTTTCTTAATGTTTCTTGGATTAGTCTATCTTTTATGGTTACTCTTTGGGAGAAAGCGGAACTTATACCATGTTGCTGCTAGAAAAATTGAAAAACCTGTTCTTTCTGATGGACAATTGGTAGGAGATTTTGGTGAAGGTTTTTATTTAACTGATTCTAAGAAACTAGCGTTTCAGTGGTTAGATGAATTTGCTCAAAAAGAAAAGCTGAACTCAGAAGAGCTTTTCTTAAATGTTTATCGATTAAAAAGAATTAAAAAGTTGTCCCGCTGGATATTTAAAGATAAAACGGAAAACTGGCAAAATTATATTAATGAGAAACAAGGTTATGGGGATGAAAAACATGCGCTTGTCGTAGGCCCTGCTTTTACTAGTGATAAGAAAATAATGCAGTATGTTTTGAAAACAGAAGAAGCATTGGGATATATAAAGTATATTAAATGCTTGAATATTAATAAATTAAAGAAAGGGGGAGGGATAATTGACAAAAAGTAG
- a CDS encoding KxYKxGKxW signal peptide domain-containing protein gives MYRSKHQKGYTTSHEVKTTRFRTWKSGKKWLYGATVLTLTASTLLPIGNLAFQPKTEKAQAASVSSGTLVPGNTSYDTGGHTYSGTEFANSSNYALYGKAVVASNWINLVSSTANSVGLGIFNGSVSAISATTGFTLKSTIKVDSGSSLTDFTKSGDAIGVILTGASKAQLAANAQSSQATNDGLGIRGLPNTVFLGRDLYSNLSNVSTGSLTGIDGSATVNGWTDGPGVVMAIRNTDSSGTLQAANYPSLGSAAPYSPVTNTQNGTAYTFATDTSYALGVASPITSSVQEPITVTWTPDATNTASTGYTSGTLTFNLIAQTTSNGALIGASAVNGGTGGYTLTTHTNLQNSLTVGFVGGTGGNYGNLSVSLNGATITGSKGTEPVPINYLNKVTGKPIPSMAQSSITANVNDTIGAALTAPSSTSPDNNTYTYVVPAAPTGYQANSATTTTVLAANPASTTNTSATTVSNFIVGTTNPNALNVSYTPSQQTVLFNWAKASGTTLANLPNQIAYGATGITDASVVTDNPFSNTTLLSSYATALSNAVPTGYNITQISNGTTTVSGATTAATLAAFTSQNPTVGATSTLNTYTVTLTAVSQTATYTYGYTSTALNTPAIPAILTSTGTTGGSVTTPTGYNTSPQIPSGYYISAIYAGTSASGILISSSTTNGTNAAWPSGQVYAPTGNQYYIQLAPNTVNVTWFISIDPNPDNDPLNVAQGGFTPTVGSILGGSTTTNYQSQVIDNMNSLTGNTLSTTDNVTYTDGATGIKYIVTGYQYQEGTTTTATNSAPTTTYKTFSDLLAAHPYVLAGTKSNRTQLVHLLMTVDQTTITSNSTSGQHVNPATNYIPSSEITSSTDIDGADDDGLSYAINGYNAIVNITGGQTDYWGDATNSLQLSIGTYTENYYALNYLGVQAYTNWLPSHSGGTVSQFLQTLDATSLANDTVTSQTTLEVQDATAITTNNHHIIPRAASYNPSSDLVGASNADGSSVENIGTNPIVNGDAIGVLITDSSGNILWVNNSDITLPTNKLQEGAYIENYYALTAQGLVDYTNWQTTTASGGHTVGDFINSGQATTSDYVKSTTELTVTNFVLPFAGGAGNQFLYLMIGLAAFGALGFYFSQRRKAEMDLEVINKEILGKNDNKRSNIYLTSRHTRPYAKIFHTKNRTHLAQAQRKGTNE, from the coding sequence ATGTATCGTTCTAAGCATCAAAAAGGTTATACAACCAGTCATGAAGTAAAAACAACTCGCTTTCGTACTTGGAAATCAGGGAAAAAATGGCTATATGGTGCCACCGTTTTGACTCTCACAGCTTCAACTCTACTTCCTATTGGAAACCTAGCTTTCCAACCTAAAACAGAGAAAGCGCAAGCAGCATCTGTTTCATCCGGAACACTTGTTCCAGGAAATACAAGTTATGACACAGGAGGACATACCTACTCTGGAACTGAATTTGCTAATTCTTCAAACTATGCTTTATATGGTAAAGCAGTTGTAGCAAGTAATTGGATTAATCTTGTTTCATCAACAGCTAATAGTGTTGGTTTAGGAATATTTAATGGATCAGTTTCAGCTATTTCAGCAACAACAGGTTTTACCTTGAAGTCAACAATTAAAGTTGATTCAGGAAGTTCTCTGACTGATTTCACAAAATCAGGAGATGCCATCGGGGTTATTTTAACAGGGGCATCAAAGGCACAGTTAGCAGCAAATGCTCAATCTTCTCAGGCGACAAATGATGGGCTTGGAATTAGAGGTCTGCCTAACACAGTTTTCCTCGGCCGCGATCTTTATTCTAACTTATCCAACGTCTCAACCGGTTCGTTGACAGGAATTGACGGATCTGCAACTGTAAATGGTTGGACAGATGGTCCAGGAGTTGTAATGGCAATTCGCAATACGGATAGTAGTGGAACTTTACAAGCTGCTAATTATCCTTCATTAGGTAGTGCTGCTCCCTATAGTCCCGTGACCAACACTCAAAATGGGACAGCCTACACCTTTGCAACCGACACAAGCTATGCATTAGGTGTCGCCTCTCCTATTACATCGTCCGTACAAGAACCTATTACAGTCACTTGGACTCCTGATGCAACAAATACTGCAAGCACAGGCTATACTTCAGGGACTTTAACATTTAATTTGATTGCTCAAACAACAAGTAATGGAGCATTAATTGGAGCAAGTGCTGTCAATGGAGGAACGGGTGGTTATACCTTAACAACTCATACTAATCTACAAAATTCATTAACAGTTGGTTTTGTTGGCGGGACAGGGGGGAATTATGGTAATCTTTCTGTTTCTTTAAATGGAGCAACGATTACTGGCTCAAAAGGAACAGAACCTGTGCCTATAAACTATCTCAATAAAGTTACAGGGAAGCCGATTCCATCTATGGCACAAAGTTCAATTACGGCAAATGTCAATGATACGATTGGTGCGGCTTTAACTGCTCCAAGTTCAACAAGCCCAGATAATAATACTTATACCTACGTTGTTCCAGCAGCTCCAACAGGTTATCAAGCTAATTCTGCAACAACAACGACAGTTCTTGCAGCAAACCCAGCATCCACAACGAATACTTCAGCCACAACTGTTTCTAACTTTATTGTAGGAACAACCAACCCCAATGCCTTAAATGTAAGCTATACACCAAGTCAGCAAACTGTTTTATTCAACTGGGCGAAGGCAAGTGGAACAACCCTTGCAAATCTCCCAAATCAGATTGCTTACGGAGCAACTGGTATAACAGACGCATCAGTTGTAACCGACAATCCTTTTTCAAACACCACTTTGTTATCTAGCTATGCAACAGCTCTTTCAAATGCTGTTCCTACAGGCTACAACATTACGCAAATATCAAATGGGACAACAACAGTTTCCGGTGCTACAACGGCAGCGACCCTAGCTGCTTTTACAAGCCAAAATCCGACTGTTGGTGCTACAAGTACCCTGAATACTTATACAGTTACTTTGACTGCAGTATCACAAACCGCAACTTACACCTATGGATACACTAGTACAGCATTAAATACTCCGGCAATTCCCGCAATTTTAACTTCAACTGGAACAACAGGAGGAAGTGTTACTACACCGACAGGATATAATACTAGCCCACAAATTCCTTCAGGTTATTACATCTCAGCTATTTATGCCGGAACATCTGCATCAGGTATATTAATTAGTAGCTCAACAACTAATGGAACAAATGCCGCTTGGCCAAGTGGACAAGTCTATGCACCTACTGGTAACCAGTATTATATTCAATTGGCACCTAACACTGTAAATGTAACTTGGTTTATTTCGATTGACCCTAATCCTGATAATGATCCTCTAAATGTTGCACAAGGAGGTTTTACTCCAACTGTAGGTTCAATTTTGGGAGGTTCGACAACAACTAATTATCAGAGTCAAGTCATTGATAATATGAATTCTCTTACTGGTAATACTTTAAGTACAACAGATAATGTCACATATACTGATGGTGCAACAGGTATTAAATATATCGTTACCGGCTATCAGTATCAAGAGGGGACAACAACTACAGCCACAAATTCAGCTCCAACAACAACTTATAAAACCTTTTCTGATTTATTAGCTGCTCATCCTTATGTTTTAGCTGGGACAAAGAGTAATAGAACACAATTGGTTCATTTGTTGATGACAGTTGACCAGACTACAATTACAAGCAATTCCACTTCAGGTCAGCATGTTAATCCTGCAACAAATTATATTCCAAGTAGTGAAATTACATCAAGTACCGATATAGATGGTGCGGACGATGATGGCTTAAGTTATGCAATCAATGGCTATAACGCGATTGTAAATATCACTGGAGGACAAACAGACTATTGGGGTGATGCAACAAATTCACTGCAACTTTCAATTGGAACTTATACCGAGAATTACTATGCTCTCAATTACCTTGGTGTTCAAGCCTATACTAACTGGCTTCCTAGTCATTCTGGTGGGACAGTATCACAGTTTTTGCAAACATTAGATGCGACAAGTTTGGCAAATGATACAGTAACAAGTCAGACTACTCTAGAAGTGCAAGATGCAACAGCAATTACAACAAATAATCATCATATCATTCCACGCGCCGCTTCTTACAATCCATCTTCTGATCTAGTAGGGGCCAGTAATGCTGATGGAAGCTCAGTAGAAAATATTGGAACAAATCCAATAGTTAACGGAGATGCAATCGGTGTTCTTATCACTGATAGCTCGGGGAACATACTTTGGGTAAATAATTCTGATATCACCCTACCGACAAATAAACTTCAAGAAGGAGCCTATATAGAAAATTATTATGCTTTAACTGCCCAAGGTTTAGTTGATTATACAAATTGGCAAACAACTACAGCTTCAGGTGGACATACAGTTGGCGATTTTATAAATTCTGGCCAAGCGACCACAAGCGACTATGTTAAATCAACAACAGAGTTGACAGTTACTAATTTTGTACTTCCTTTTGCAGGTGGAGCTGGTAATCAATTCCTATATTTGATGATAGGATTGGCGGCCTTTGGGGCACTTGGATTCTACTTTAGTCAACGACGTAAAGCAGAAATGGATCTTGAAGTTATTAACAAGGAGATTTTAGGAAAAAATGATAATAAACGATCAAATATTTACCTAACTTCTCGACACACTCGTCCTTACGCAAAAATATTCCATACAAAAAATCGGACTCATTTAGCACAAGCACAGCGAAAGGGGACAAACGAATGA